A genomic region of Rubrivirga sp. SAORIC476 contains the following coding sequences:
- a CDS encoding phasin family protein, whose translation MATKTQTPKSLRKELQKTADDAVATAKTTVESVQRDLTEAAGDVQDAVQKVFLAGLGALALAEEEGSKTFNKLVKRGKKVELPGLGMDRVRAIREQIGGEAEKATDAVKDRVQDAKYVAGETADKAETQLSDAVSGVMKRLGVPTRTEISELTASVERLTSQIERLKEERTAPADLILEAVGGGWYEIRIGDVVVEKVQGKEEAEKAFARVQEQRG comes from the coding sequence ATGGCTACCAAGACCCAGACCCCCAAGTCCCTCCGCAAGGAGCTCCAGAAGACCGCCGACGACGCGGTCGCCACCGCCAAGACCACTGTCGAGTCGGTCCAGCGTGACCTCACCGAGGCGGCCGGCGACGTGCAGGATGCTGTCCAGAAGGTGTTCCTCGCGGGCCTGGGCGCGCTCGCGCTCGCCGAGGAGGAAGGTTCGAAGACCTTCAACAAGCTCGTCAAGCGCGGCAAGAAGGTCGAGCTGCCCGGCCTCGGCATGGACCGCGTCCGTGCGATCCGTGAGCAGATCGGCGGGGAGGCGGAGAAGGCGACGGACGCCGTCAAGGACCGCGTTCAGGATGCCAAGTACGTCGCTGGTGAGACGGCCGACAAGGCCGAGACCCAGCTCAGCGATGCCGTCTCCGGTGTCATGAAGCGCCTCGGCGTCCCCACGCGGACGGAGATCTCGGAGCTGACCGCCAGCGTCGAGCGCCTTACGTCCCAGATCGAGCGCCTCAAGGAGGAGCGCACAGCTCCCGCCGACCTCATTCTGGAGGCCGTCGGCGGAGGCTGGTACGAGATCCGGATCGGCGACGTGGTCGTCGAGAAGGTGCAGGGCAAGGAGGAGGCTGAGAAGGCCTTCGCCCGCGTGCAGGAGCAGCGCGGCTAA
- a CDS encoding polyhydroxyalkanoate synthesis regulator DNA-binding domain-containing protein, translating to MPRLIKRYGSRKLYDTTESRYVSLDEVAGFVRSGDEVEVVDNKSGQDVTAAILTQIISEEGRNGRSLLTTHFLHDLVRVGERAYKAGEKVVETGLTQARRGVDDLTTRAVDKIRPGGLVGEVRDEMERLRARLDGLERSLADLDDTPQTDA from the coding sequence ATGCCACGTCTCATCAAGCGCTACGGGAGCCGCAAGCTCTACGACACCACCGAGAGCCGCTACGTCAGCCTCGATGAGGTCGCGGGCTTCGTCCGCTCCGGCGACGAGGTGGAGGTGGTCGACAACAAGTCGGGCCAGGACGTGACCGCGGCCATCCTCACGCAGATCATCTCGGAGGAGGGTCGCAATGGCCGCAGCCTGCTCACGACGCACTTCCTCCACGACCTCGTGCGCGTCGGCGAGCGCGCCTACAAGGCAGGAGAGAAGGTCGTCGAGACCGGCCTCACCCAGGCCCGTCGCGGCGTGGACGACCTGACCACGCGCGCCGTCGACAAGATCCGCCCCGGTGGGCTGGTCGGCGAAGTGCGCGACGAGATGGAGCGCCTTCGTGCCCGCCTCGACGGCCTTGAGCGCTCGCTCGCCGACCTTGACGACACCCCTCAGACAGACGCGTAA